The Centropristis striata isolate RG_2023a ecotype Rhode Island chromosome 1, C.striata_1.0, whole genome shotgun sequence nucleotide sequence GAAGGAAACCGACTTGCGTTTGCCTGGTGCTTGGAGGGAGTTACACCCGGAATGAGGCAAacgcccctaatctgaatacgagccgtcctagaggacttttgtcaggacttctttagtccctgtagtagagcagggtctttattctccctgtaaacagcctggttgctgattggatagaacactaagcaggatgtgacgtagtactggacgccacaacaacacgcaacatttgtaaaagctggtgaagcagtgttggcaacttagcaactttgttgctataataagcaacttttcggctcttcttaacgagcgtCGGGGGCCAACagcacttagcgatctctgtttgtttacaacaagcaccagacgctctgtgcacagttagtgatgccggttaattcaccatcactatttatttttattttattttatttttattatttaactaaTAGAAAGTAGCCCTCTAATTGCTCATCTTCACAAGTCTGTTTCTTACACATCTgcacattgcactttttaccTATACTAGGTAGTAACTCTCCATTTAGGGGTATCAGCTCTGCAACGaacatgtgtcagtgattttatatatttgtatggcgtttctttgaactgtgttttattagatatttattgggtcttattatgttatggttgtgtaccttgtcttgtgtgtcctgctgcaaaacaaatctcccttcaagggactaataaagtgattctgattctgataactatgtttatgatcagcagagactctgtgcataattagccatgctggtttgtttatgatcagctgctgacgttgtgcacagttagcgacggcggttACAGTTGAGTCTtctgtgtttaatccgtcgcagcgattgaaaaccaaacgtcacctccagagtctctaaatccctccgCTGATAGTAAACATTGTGATCGTGAATTctccagcttttacaaatgttgcgtgttgttgtggcgtccagtactacgtcacatcctgcttagtgttctatccaatcagcaaccaggctgtttacagggagaataaagaccctgctctactacagggactaaagaagtcctgacaaaagtcctctaggacggctcgtattcagattagcggcgtttcggcgagtgagaccctcATTCTGGGTGTTGGGCGGTCGTGGAAACAGCCTCATGTAGACCACAGACCTCTGGTGTAATAACTGCAGGACTCGTCCAGCAGGTCTGGTGCTGATAAAGTAGGCGGGTTCTATTGTGGAACGTCCTGATAAGATAAACAAGCTGCCAGTTGGGAGTTCtgaaaacatctcctactttgACAGCTTGGTCAAAGATTTGTGAGCCAGGCTCTTTACTCTGGACTCTTTACTCTGGTGAAGTTGAGGTCTCTTCTACTTTATGCAGATACAGACCAGCAGGAGCACCACAACAACCCTCCATTTATATGAGGAAAGAAtaaccaacatttttttaactgtatcgatatacactactggtcaaaagttttagaacacaacaacttttccagaatttaattgtaaatgatgcagtttaatgtctcagtgtattctgaaattaatgcacatttgcaacatttaaattctttattgagcatgatagtgttttgaaagtaaaaaaaaagattcaaaatcacattttatgttggactaaaggactaaaaaaaagacacaaaatgaccaaaaaaagacacaaaatgaagaaaaagacacaaaatgacaaaaaagacaccaaaagacacaaaatgactaaaaaaaggacacaaaatgactaaaaaaagacacaaaatgaccaaaaaaagacacaaaataaagaaaaagacaccaaaagacacaaaatgactaaaaaagagacacaaaatgaccaaaaaaagacacaaaatgaagaaaaagacaccaaaagacacaaaatgactaaaaaaaagacacaaaatgaccaaaaaaagacacacaatgaagaaaaagacaccaaaagacacaaaatgacaaaaaaagacacaaaatgaccaaaaaaagacacaaaatgacaaaaaagacacaaaaagacacaaaatgaccaaaaaaaaagacacaaaatgacttacaaagacatgaaaagaattcaaaaattgacaaaagagcccaagactccatagagttaagttgttaacccatttcttgttccctgaaaaaggcctacttgtataattctgaaatgtacattattttccagttttggttcagcttacctttttttatttacctctggcagttcaccacttacctttggaccctttcaagctgttcatttgacttgaactgcttgaacttcaatgaaaaactggaaaaattagggtgttctaaaacttttgaccggtagtgtatgcaatgtagtctaattccatatcacatttaaaaatatattgatatatcttttatatggatataccgcccagccctatcCTGTCCGTGATGAATTGTGTTTCAGCTCCTCGTTCTGTCTCTTTGTTCCAGATTTGTCAGCGCGAGTCGACGCTGTCAAGGAGGAGAACCTGAAGTTAAAGTCTGAGAACCAGGTTCTGGGTCAGTACATCGAGAACCTCATGTCGGCCTCCAGCGTCTTCCAGACCACCGACACCAAGAGCAAACGGAAGTGAGGTaccccagaaaaaaaacaaccccgaAGACCCAGCAGCTGGGAGAGGAAACCCCCCACCGctctggttctctggttctctggttctctggttctctggttctctggttctctgtTCCCTTCCAGCTCCTTTACCTGAGTCACAACTAACAGTTTAATAATCCCAAACAGAAACTGACTTCCTGCTGAGTCCTGCTGGCTCAGAAATAGATGAATCTAACGTTAGTCTGGCCCGGGAGTGTTTTATTGAGCTCCAGACGAGGTAGAATCCCCCTTTAATCAcagaaacactaaaacacaagcGGATCATGTAAACCTCGTGGTTATTAAGGGTCATTTGTACCTGAGTTTTTCCTCTTAAAGCTCTCCGTCAGAGTCctatctgtaaaataattctCAGCTCTGCTTTACCTGCTTGGTTTCCTGTTTGATTCAgatattttgtggtttttttccACCTTGAAACTGACCTGTAAGTGGGAGAAAACAACCCTTAATATAATTATTCCAAATACTGTTTGTTTGTCCATGAACATAACTTCAACTCtggtttattttctattattatttatttttgtaaagtaTTTTATACGTCAGCTGGATCTGAGTTTTTGTTGGGTAGCTCTTGGATGTCATCATGTCTATAAAGCATCAGGCCAACTGAACAGTATTAGAATGACAAAATGTATCTGGATCGCATGTACGActtcttttactttgaaagtctAAATAGTGACATGTCTCTAAATCAATAATCACTAGATTACAGATGGTTTAAAGCTACTTGTAGAGGACTTTGTAACAATAGTAGGTGGATGCTCGGTATATATGTAAAAGCACAGAGAAACTAACCTCCATCAGACTGTAAATCTGAACTAACATcagtgatgcatttttaaatcacaatgaCACATTTCTGTTCTGTACTTAAAAGTATTTGTAACCCTTTCAGTTTAAAATGTCATGAATGAGGCTTAATAATGTAACGTAAAGGCCTTTACACTCCGGGGCATGACaagtaaaaaacatgaaaatgtgaaatattaagCATTAACAACATTATTGTTCAATAAAGGatttgaataaatgtataattgtattgctgttgctcagcagagtgtccgGAAAAACGTTCGTAAAAAGTTACTATAACTCCCtattgctaaacacatgcagctttcaaaataagagcacggtgtgttaacagaatccaccacagaatttacaaggcgactgtcaaaataagatgcattaaataaaacatacaacacctttattctcctttacaaaatcattgtcaagagtaatttttttgtatttggcgactgttgagatttgcactccacactacattttagatttttatttatttatacagtacagAACATGTGAAATACTCGCCGATGAATATTAAGCATCAAAACTATTTATACTGGCAGTGTTGCAAGTCCGTGGTAGTTACACTTGTTCAATAAAAGGATTTGAATAAATGTGCGCAGGTAGTAGAAATGCTTTGttacacatgcagctttcaaaataagagcacggtgtgttaacagaatccaccacagaatttacaagacgactgtcaaaataagatgcattaattaaaacatacaagaacctttattctccttttacaAAATGCCTTTAAAATATGCCccaaatggttattttttttaatatttgctaatactcaagagtcaagagtaatttttttttgtatttggcaactgtggagatttgcacttcacacgacattttagatttttatttatttatacagtacagAAAATGTGACTAAAATAAAAGCCTGCGTCGCCACCAGTTTTGAGTGAAAGCGTTGTAATAAAAGGATGAtgtacggctgggcgatatatcagtatatattttatattgatatatcgcccagccctaattaagACTATTGATGCaatactttattttctttttccaacctGTAAAAAAAGGCCCACTGATGATCAAAAATgtaaacttatggtgatagagagcatgtggacaAAATGTTTAGCTTTAGTCTGACGTGTCTTCTTCAtttagctccgcctcctgactaaaaggagtaatggtcattttaaagaccCGGAGGTTTTGAAAATGGGGCATCAAAAATTGGTAAACCCTCAGtatgtttttaaatagatttgatacgactgtaaaccactgagaaaccttttgttagagttttttttagggttaaaccatatttgcaccTGACTAATTGACAtgcaaattaataaatgcataaaaaacgaGAAACAAAAAGCTTCCCGGGGTGTAAAGGCCTTTCAGAGCGACTTTAGAGGATTTATTAGGGTGATAAATGCAGCGAGGCTCTGTGAGAGACAAACCTGCATCATTACATGTTGTGTCCTGTTCATGTAACGtccatgaggaggaggaggtgcgaGGAGGTGAAAGGGAGGtgagggaggagaaaaaaagggaaaagggaTGTTTTCTCCTTTAACGACAAGCAGTAAAGAGGCCTTGAGTGCTATTGATCCACTCAGACCAGCTGGTCTAcatcagctggaggaggaggagctgactGTAAAAGGTGCTGATGTCCTCAGAGTGCAGCAGAGTGGACGCGGTGTCCTCCTACATAAACAGGGCGGACGTCCtgtgaataaatgttaattattcCCTTTAAATGTTCAGTGATTGATGTGGAGCATAAAGAGTTGGTGATATTACAGGAGGCTATTAACACTGTATATGCTGTAATTTATTGAggttattttgatatttttaacagTTGTACAGTagtatttcattatttctgtcTGGCATGCTGTATGCCCTCCCTCCCTAAACACCCTGTACCAACTGTCCTGTGTGACTCCTGCACCTTTAACATTTTGgtttaataaaaactaagacTAAACTCTTTTCTCTGGGTTTTTATTCAACTAATGCTACCTCTACACCAGAAGAGTACGCATACACGAGTAATTAAAGGCTacttattgtgttatttgtagctgttaataaattaacagatCAATAAGAGTGGTTCTATTATCAGTAGGCTGGATAATAACAGCTGTATGTTCACAGCTAGCTGGAGGCTAACCTGGAGAAAAGCTAACTGGACCTTGAtagttccccttttttcctgtaagtcgctttggataaaatcgtctgctaaatgtaaatgtctaaCTGGGTGAAGTAACTCTGTCCaatattaattattctgttacaTCTTAACAGGAGAAATCTGAACAGCCAAAAAAAGGACTTGGACAAGTGAAAACATAATGTTTGGGCTGTTTCTTCATTCTACAGATCAGGACTGGCTCTAGAACATCTGGTTCCTCGGTGAGATCCATTgatgttgaacagctccgcttgctgtttcatggagggaactcctgtttgtgtttgcccatggtgccaaccagctatataatacaactgtctgtctatagaattattaacttacaagaaaattcacaaagaagcccagctggagacgctaacaaagttagagacaagagagacgatgaaagtgcaaaccccgcgaaaaatgtgcttaactgtgttaagctagcgttgctttatttcaaccttgcaagcaagctaatacaaatgagacgtcttcacacaaaagtcatttaaaaaaagataaatgtaacttcttctcctcctcctcttttcttctctttcgatactgagcaccggagagctttgacggtgTTTCATCTTGaaaatttatcaaaacataatgtgtctgtcacttgacgtgacagcgatctgaccgtctaaaggggggcaaggcaatgaccacacgtcacttgactcagcaccacaagtgacaaaatgtcattgtttatctgtttattttgttaatatttattattttcaagacagaacacgaagcaagggcgacaatgggcatcgaaaattattattggttttgttttttttatcccttgAGGATGACTGGCGGCGCCCCCCCCCCAGAAGATGGCGCTCTAGGGGACCACCTGAGCCGCCCTGCTACAGATTGTGTATAACCATGCATCTTTCatggagaagagagaggaagaggaggagataggagacagaaaggaggaggaggagcaggagagaggaggagtaaaactcctagatttactatttactttcagtttttattctgggactgtggaaatcttttggtgtattAATAACTCAGAATCATCCACATGACAGAAATTATTGTTCCTCCATTTGATAAGACAcgatggggatttttttttttgtattaaataattttattttcaagagCAATGTACAATTtgcaaacaaatgtaaacaGGGATATCTGCCAGAACCGGCCAGAACATGAACTACAAAAGCTtgagacaataataataaaaaacaaataaattagcGTCGTAAATGTTTCCCCGGCAACGAAGATCCAGGATCAGATGATCTAGATGTTGGAGGAGAAACTGAATGATTTCAGATCTGCAGAATCCCACATATTTACTCTCTtataatgactaataataacTGATGGCCAAGGCATTCAGTGTTGTTGAAGCATGTCAAACTAGgttcagaataataataataagcacaCCAGCGGcatttcatatttaaaaaaactgcctaACTCAAAAACACTGCATTAATAAATCTTTATTCATTCCggcatcaaaacaaacaaaaccaataaataGGGTCATCTGTGCTAAATCCTCATTTCTTAAACTGCTagtaaaaaacacagaaaaagtaaCTGATGCTCCTAAACAAACTATCTAAAATCTAAACAGAACATCCCAGTCGATCTAAGCTGAAGCGACTTATCAGCTGAaatggcctcctcttcctcctcctggcctcctcttcctcctcctggcctcctcttcctcctcctcttctggaAACTAGGAAGAAACTTTGTCGAACTGTGTCCCTCAAACATGTTCTTAAAAACAAAAGGACACGAGAATAAAGTGGAACTTCTGAGATGCAGCCCGACGATATGCTGTAAAACGCTATGAAACACTGTTACGGGCTGAAATATGAGCCaccaaaaaactgaatttgaatgatttatatttatatttgaattgcttaagttgaataattgcataaaaaactgaatttgaatcacatcatttgaatttttgtggttcaatttgaatcattgcattgaaaaactgaatctgaattgaaatttgaagttgaatttattagtttggaactgaacattcagttctcacaattcaaattcagttcgcaaaattaaatttaaattttctgcgacaaagatacacagagcgcgtcttcagccaatcagcacctccctttttctttttgtaacatttgttgccacccggttgccacgAAACGGAGGAAGAAGTTCGACTGGCTCGACCAATGGATGAGGCTGGAACGGAGATGCTGATTGGCCAATGAGGTgccatggcaaccgggtggcaacataTGTTCCCAAAAAAATGGAGGTGCCAATTGGCCGAAGAGGTGCCATGGCAACTGGTCGCCAacaaatattaccaaaaaaaaaaaaatggaggtgctgattggccgaagaggcgccatggcaaccgggtggcaacaaatgttaccaaaatAATGAagatgctgattggctgaagaggcgctctgtgtatctttgtggcagaaaatttaaattgaattttgcaaactgaatttgatttgtgagaactgaatgttcagttccaaactaataaattaaatttcaaattacaattcagattcagtttttttcattgcaatgattcaaattgaacaatacaaattcaaattatgtgattcaaattcagttttttaatgcaattattcaactTAAGCAattgaaattcaaatataaataattcaaattcagtttctggtggctctTATTTCACTGCTGCCGTCACTCTGAGGAGGCAGACGGGGAGATCTATGGCGGCGTTATATTCATAGAGGAGGTCGACAGTAGAGACGAGGTGAACGGGGAACGGAGGTGGAAGAGGCgggcgtttttttttcttttgggctGACAGGCGTTTTGACAGCGATGGcttaaagagaagaagaagaatgatgatgatgaaagcGTGGAAGCTCGGGGAAAAACATCTAGATGCAGAGAATCTCCAGGAGGATCGGTTTAATAGTTCGATAGATGAGCAGGCAGGAGGGAGAGACgggtggacagacagacaggcgggTGTGTTGGTGGTCGGGAGGTTGCCGCCCTGTGATGCGGCAACCTCCCGGGGGACTGCAGGCTACCAGGTGGTCTGGAGGAAACGCTGCtcggctccagcagcagcagagacggcccttccacctcctcctcctcctcctcctcctcctcctcctcctcatcacggGGAGAAAGACAGTCGGCGTGTTGTTCACCTCCTCCTCAGTCTTTCCGtaccctcctcttcctcacagCTTGTTTGTGGCTCTCTTCAGCGACGTCCCCTCCGTCTTTCAGCTGCAGGGACACGGTGGACAGTTAAAGAGAGCAGGACAGAGgcaaaggtgtctaaaaacaagataaatgatctaacacttctacaactaaagttttttttatcttggtaagaaccaaataattgtcaggtcactctgctcgggccagttcatcactgctggcagctttcattttgtctcttttgtacattttttgtcttttttggtcattttgtgatcaaaagaagatataaaaagacacaaatgaccaaaaaaaggcatcaaatgaccaaaaaaaagacacaaaaagatgtaaaaacaccaaaaaaagacacaaaagacgtaaaatcacaaaaaaaaagacacttaacgTTGGTTTAATAGCATCTCGTGCATTGTTGTACTAAATTATTATgtcataataatataacaatgtcagacaagatcaattatctaacacttcttaatctaagaagagaagacaaaaaaagacaaaaaacacccaaaaaaaagacacaaaagatgtaaaaaatcaccgaaaaaagacacaaaaagacacaaaaaagacacacataaagacataaaagacgtaaaaaagacaaaacgttttttttttatcttggtaagaaccaaataatcatcaggtcactctgctcgggccagttcatcactgctggcagctttactttatctggttttaagagttcatttattattttaagtgttcaacatgcttatttctagatttaataatcttaatttaataaatcttgtcaaggtaaattatctgtccatgcagcaagatcatttccctcagatttactgtttgatctggttttagactaaacaccttttattTTTGCAGTGAACAGATGAGACACTTTCTCATTAAGCACATTAGCAAAAGGTTAAAAACGTTAGTGCTCGCTCCGTCTTACAGGGCGTCTGGACgttttattaaatctaattcATTAATTTAAGGCCTTATTAAATGAAGAACCGTTTGAATGCCGAGCAGAAATAGATGATTGttctcaaataaaataaaataactgaaaaaaggaaacaagagaAGCCAGACTCTCTGACCAAGGACACAGACACAGGACATACAGGTACAGCTCAACaatattagaatattgtgaaaatgttcaatattttttgtcaattatttcagaaagtgaaacttgtatattatatagacgTAATCAGCCGATCTGGTACCTACACCgccgatcgatagcgtgcttaAGTTAGCGGCTGATCaaagcatgctaatgttagccggcgatcgatatcGTGCTTAagttagcggctgatcatagcatgctaacattagccggcgatcgatagcatgatAACATTAGCAGCGAGAGATAGCGTGCTAGCATTAGAGGCTGaccatagcatgctaacgttagccggagATCGATAGCCTGCTAAAGTTAGTGGCCGGTCAtaacatgctaacgttagctggtcatagcatgctaacgttagcctgcgtgtctgtctgtgtctattTATCTGTAAGTCGAATGCTACTTAGTTTGTCCGATTCGTGTTGCTGTAGAAGCGTTTTGTGTGACGTAATCAGCAGCAGACGAAGGAGCCAGAGCTGATCTGGTACCTACAccggctaacattagcacgctaTCAATCGCTGGctaacgttataacatgaaatgatcattatcttgaattaacgtgataatatcacaagcgtgtccagacgtgtgcatcactgttaagtgtcctctggaaacaacactgttgtgttgtggtctttgttgtCTAAATGCTGCCcttgtgttgtcagattgatgaagatgttttctcagtttgttgtgttttgtgtatttgcatgtgttaaGCTGCAGCGCTATGAgccttcagggccaccgtacagtAATTAAAGACCTTTTAAAGCTCTGCAGACACCAGACCAGTTCCCCTACAGGAGCTCAACAGGACATGAAATCTCTTGTGTCACAACAGCATAAGGAGAACAAaccaaactttgtttttttgtaaaaaaaaaaaaaaaaaagtgatgttcTAGCTCTTTACTGAGAGAACCTGCTCCTCTACCAAGTGTGTTAAAACAGACCGACTCAGACAGAATAtatcagaaataaaaat carries:
- the LOC131979756 gene encoding short coiled-coil protein A is translated as MNCDIDGDMENQVEMEEKTRLINQVLELQHTLEDLSARVDAVKEENLKLKSENQVLGQYIENLMSASSVFQTTDTKSKRK